A genome region from Thermococcus alcaliphilus includes the following:
- a CDS encoding helix-turn-helix transcriptional regulator — MNKKLIISMLLLFVFSPLALAQYTVETLELTIYEDGYVKVTQVIVPDEYTVVVDVPLMGGNVKGLMVRDENNEPLLYKLNNSILSIYFENVTAITVTYYTPDLTSKEGPLWSVNLTSEVPVTIDFPENAVIVGLNSVPLKIDKNKLVMPPGNISVSYVIERNPSSTTSGSEVEGISPTSPPQGVQQETKWLLYVLPILAILIAGGYLFIKKQPSESPTSSSSLPLSREEFQKKIENMDLSRDEMRVLLYLYDRGGKAPQAEVKDVLRIPKTTAWRMFKRLEEKGLVKIYKKKRENWVELLF; from the coding sequence GTGAACAAGAAGCTTATAATCAGCATGCTCCTGCTTTTTGTTTTTTCACCCCTTGCTTTAGCCCAATATACAGTAGAAACTCTGGAGCTTACCATATATGAAGATGGGTATGTAAAAGTTACCCAAGTGATAGTTCCCGATGAATATACTGTAGTGGTGGATGTTCCTCTAATGGGGGGAAACGTTAAGGGTCTAATGGTTAGAGATGAAAATAATGAGCCCCTCTTATACAAGTTAAATAACTCCATTTTGTCCATTTACTTTGAAAATGTAACTGCTATTACGGTTACCTACTACACTCCTGATTTAACCTCTAAAGAAGGCCCTCTTTGGAGTGTTAATTTGACCTCTGAGGTCCCGGTAACGATTGATTTCCCTGAAAATGCCGTGATAGTTGGGTTAAATTCAGTCCCCCTTAAAATCGACAAGAATAAACTTGTAATGCCTCCTGGAAACATCAGCGTCTCATATGTAATCGAAAGAAACCCTTCATCAACCACTTCGGGATCAGAAGTCGAAGGCATCTCTCCCACTTCGCCACCACAGGGAGTACAGCAAGAAACAAAATGGCTCCTTTATGTACTACCAATCCTAGCAATACTGATTGCTGGAGGGTATTTATTCATCAAGAAGCAGCCATCTGAAAGTCCCACAAGCAGTTCCTCCCTCCCATTAAGCAGAGAAGAGTTCCAAAAGAAAATCGAAAATATGGATCTCTCAAGGGATGAGATGAGAGTTTTATTATACCTCTACGACAGGGGAGGCAAAGCACCTCAAGCTGAGGTCAAAGATGTCTTAAGAATCCCAAAAACCACCGCCTGGCGGATGTTTAAGCGCCTAGAGGAAAAGGGATTAGTTAAGATATACAAGAAGAAGAGGGAAAATTGGGTCGAACTTCTCTTTTAA
- a CDS encoding DMT family transporter, whose protein sequence is MTHHYGYVSAVLAALLFGISSTLNKITLKTVHPMIIAGSIYLTAGIVLMFLRFTPVKEKILERLEFKVKTQEVFSRRDLLLLAFIVLFGSFLAPLLFMFGLSKTTAVNASLLLNTETLFTVLIALMVFKEKASRRGILGILLILIGAAVISTENFREVELSKGILGNILIISAGLSWAIDNNLSKLLSIKRDLLLVTSLKGLFGGSALLVLASLIGIPLHIPLQSLPYVLTVGAFSIGFSIVLFLFALREIGAMRTGAIFSTSSLIGAFFAFLILGEGFGIAKALFGILMFLGVYLLSLDEF, encoded by the coding sequence ATGACCCACCACTACGGCTATGTGAGCGCAGTTTTGGCAGCCCTGCTCTTTGGAATAAGTTCAACGCTGAATAAAATAACCCTTAAAACTGTTCACCCCATGATAATAGCAGGAAGTATCTACCTGACAGCTGGGATAGTTTTAATGTTTCTCCGTTTTACACCCGTCAAGGAGAAGATCCTTGAAAGACTTGAATTTAAAGTCAAAACCCAAGAGGTCTTCTCAAGGCGAGATTTACTGTTGTTAGCTTTTATCGTGCTTTTTGGCTCTTTCTTGGCGCCGCTCTTATTCATGTTTGGACTGAGTAAGACAACAGCTGTCAATGCCTCTCTCCTGCTCAACACGGAAACTCTGTTCACAGTTTTAATAGCTCTCATGGTCTTTAAGGAGAAAGCCTCAAGAAGAGGCATCCTCGGGATTCTCTTAATTTTAATTGGGGCTGCTGTGATCTCAACGGAGAATTTCAGGGAGGTGGAGCTCAGCAAGGGTATCCTCGGGAATATTTTAATAATCTCAGCAGGCCTTTCATGGGCGATAGATAACAATTTGAGCAAGCTCCTGAGCATTAAGCGAGATCTTCTATTGGTGACTTCTCTAAAAGGGCTTTTTGGAGGAAGTGCATTGTTAGTTTTAGCTTCTCTAATTGGAATCCCCCTTCACATCCCACTTCAGAGCCTTCCATATGTATTGACGGTCGGTGCTTTCAGTATAGGCTTTTCCATCGTGCTCTTCCTCTTTGCCCTCAGGGAGATCGGTGCAATGAGAACAGGGGCGATTTTCTCAACTTCCTCACTAATTGGTGCGTTCTTTGCTTTTCTCATACTTGGAGAAGGTTTTGGAATAGCTAAAGCGCTTTTTGGCATTTTGATGTTCCTCGGGGTGTACCTGCTTTCTCTGGATGAATTTTAA
- the merA gene encoding mercury(II) reductase, which produces MNEYDFVIIGGGAAGFAAALKADELDVKTLMVNRGPIGGTCVNVGCVPTKYLLTALELKKRALVNHYSGLGFTLKEFDFRKLLDGKDELVKKLRREKYEKVLESLENVDYIDGSARFSSNSEIVVNGEKIKFKKALIATGAKPRILTIGGVEDVKDRILTHIEALELKKALDSVVIIGGRAQALEFAQIFARAGSEVTLLQRSIRIMPTAEPELAIELEDILGEEGVNINTSVKIRRLERAGEGVRVHAEVRGKEKVFEAQYVFFATGRSPNTHNLGLENTDVKTNEKGFVIVDETLKAGKNIYAAGDVIGEPMLETVAAKEGFTAATNALEEKNIKIDYRVVPKVVFTDPQLASVGLTDREAQKFTECSCRTVEISNVPKALILGEERGLIKMVVDAKTKEILGVHILAYNAAEMIHEAAMVIRNRMTVDEVIDTLHVFPTMSEAIKLAALSFKGDISKMPCCAL; this is translated from the coding sequence ATGAACGAATACGATTTTGTTATTATTGGAGGTGGAGCGGCGGGATTTGCTGCGGCTTTAAAAGCGGATGAGCTTGATGTGAAGACCCTCATGGTCAACCGAGGCCCGATTGGAGGGACGTGTGTAAACGTTGGCTGTGTTCCGACTAAGTATCTCCTAACCGCCTTGGAACTTAAGAAAAGGGCGTTAGTGAATCATTACTCCGGCTTAGGCTTCACCCTTAAGGAGTTTGACTTTAGAAAACTGCTGGACGGAAAGGATGAACTCGTAAAAAAGCTAAGGAGAGAGAAGTATGAGAAAGTTCTGGAGAGTCTAGAGAACGTGGATTACATCGACGGCTCTGCGAGGTTTAGCTCAAACAGTGAAATCGTGGTAAACGGCGAGAAGATCAAGTTCAAAAAGGCCCTCATAGCAACGGGTGCAAAGCCAAGAATTTTAACCATAGGCGGTGTTGAAGACGTTAAGGACAGAATTCTAACCCACATTGAGGCACTTGAACTTAAAAAGGCTCTCGACTCGGTTGTAATCATCGGTGGGAGAGCCCAAGCCTTAGAATTCGCCCAGATCTTTGCGAGGGCCGGGAGCGAGGTAACTCTTCTGCAGAGAAGCATAAGGATAATGCCCACAGCTGAGCCTGAACTGGCAATAGAGCTTGAGGACATTCTAGGTGAGGAGGGGGTCAATATAAACACTTCCGTGAAGATAAGACGCCTTGAAAGAGCTGGAGAGGGAGTTAGAGTCCATGCTGAAGTGAGGGGAAAAGAGAAGGTGTTTGAAGCACAATACGTTTTCTTCGCGACTGGGAGAAGTCCAAATACTCACAATCTGGGCCTCGAGAACACGGATGTGAAAACCAACGAAAAGGGCTTTGTTATTGTGGATGAAACGCTGAAAGCAGGCAAAAACATTTACGCGGCTGGAGATGTGATAGGTGAGCCTATGTTAGAGACAGTGGCAGCCAAGGAGGGCTTTACCGCGGCAACAAACGCATTGGAGGAAAAGAACATTAAGATCGACTATAGGGTTGTTCCGAAGGTTGTGTTCACCGATCCGCAGCTTGCGAGTGTGGGGTTAACCGACAGGGAAGCCCAAAAGTTTACGGAATGCTCATGCAGAACGGTAGAGATCTCGAACGTCCCAAAGGCATTGATTCTAGGTGAAGAAAGGGGCCTGATAAAAATGGTCGTTGATGCAAAAACAAAGGAGATCCTTGGAGTTCACATCTTAGCTTACAACGCCGCTGAGATGATCCACGAGGCGGCTATGGTAATTAGGAACAGAATGACCGTAGATGAGGTTATAGACACTCTTCACGTCTTCCCGACGATGAGCGAGGCAATAAAGCTTGCCGCACTTTCCTTCAAAGGAGACATATCAAAAATGCCGTGTTGTGCCTTATGA
- a CDS encoding YHS domain-containing protein yields the protein MPIDPVCRMEVSEGTELKAVYNGKVYYFCSPECKAEFEANPEEYIKGEEMEHEHGHKRHGCCH from the coding sequence ATGCCCATTGATCCTGTGTGTAGAATGGAAGTTAGTGAAGGAACTGAACTTAAAGCAGTATATAATGGCAAAGTTTACTACTTCTGCTCCCCTGAATGTAAGGCCGAATTTGAAGCTAACCCGGAAGAATACATTAAAGGGGAAGAGATGGAACACGAACATGGCCACAAAAGACATGGATGCTGCCACTGA
- a CDS encoding heavy-metal-associated domain-containing protein, translated as MMRAILKIPNMSCQHCVMRISKAIESVGAKGEVSLEKKTAVVEFDPEKTRLEDIVRAIERYGYEVEVE; from the coding sequence ATGATGAGAGCTATATTGAAAATACCCAATATGAGCTGCCAGCACTGCGTTATGAGGATAAGCAAGGCAATTGAGAGTGTTGGAGCTAAGGGCGAGGTCAGCCTTGAGAAGAAGACTGCCGTTGTTGAGTTCGATCCTGAAAAGACAAGGCTTGAAGACATTGTAAGGGCAATAGAGCGATACGGCTACGAAGTTGAGGTGGAGTAA
- a CDS encoding DUF302 domain-containing protein: MFYYVRKFEEDLDFLWERFKKRLEEEGFLLIGERIPVAIVEREDGIVADYHLLFICDKELVAELVKIDPNIGALLPCTGFGYRREDGNYLGVTLPSVAWKIAGEEVVKLMKPMEERVIKIIESL; the protein is encoded by the coding sequence GTGTTTTATTACGTGAGAAAGTTCGAGGAAGATCTTGACTTCCTATGGGAGCGCTTCAAGAAGAGGCTTGAAGAGGAAGGTTTCCTTCTCATAGGGGAAAGGATTCCTGTAGCGATAGTGGAAAGAGAGGACGGCATTGTCGCGGACTATCATCTCTTATTTATATGTGACAAAGAGCTCGTGGCAGAGCTTGTGAAGATAGACCCAAACATAGGAGCTTTGCTCCCCTGCACGGGCTTTGGCTACCGCAGAGAGGACGGAAACTACCTCGGCGTTACTTTGCCTAGTGTGGCATGGAAGATAGCAGGGGAAGAAGTAGTTAAGCTCATGAAGCCCATGGAGGAAAGGGTTATCAAAATTATCGAGTCCCTATAA
- a CDS encoding CoA-binding protein: protein MNVKEFKKIALVGASKNPAKYGNVILKDLLSKGFEVLPVNPNYDEIEGVKCYKSIKELPKDVDVIVFVVPPKVGLQVAKEAVEAGFKKLWFQPGAESEEIREFLEKVGVEYSFEKCIMVETSDKKMFLEV from the coding sequence ATGAATGTGAAAGAATTCAAGAAGATAGCTCTCGTTGGAGCAAGCAAAAACCCCGCTAAGTATGGGAATGTAATATTGAAAGATCTCCTCAGCAAAGGCTTTGAAGTCCTTCCAGTGAATCCGAATTACGATGAGATTGAAGGCGTGAAGTGCTACAAAAGTATCAAAGAGCTTCCAAAGGATGTGGATGTCATAGTCTTTGTAGTTCCACCTAAAGTAGGTTTGCAGGTGGCGAAGGAGGCTGTTGAAGCAGGCTTCAAAAAACTCTGGTTCCAGCCAGGAGCCGAGAGTGAGGAGATAAGGGAATTTTTAGAGAAAGTAGGGGTGGAATACAGTTTTGAAAAGTGCATAATGGTCGAGACGAGCGACAAAAAGATGTTCCTGGAGGTGTGA
- a CDS encoding FTR1 family iron permease codes for MIGQFLITFREVLEAAIIVAIIIAYLKRTGREKQIKDVWTGVGLSALASVVLGAAILALYGGLEEKELFEGVASYLAVIVLTSMIYWMATKGRNIKAEIESKVSRAINPFALIGFTFIVVFREGLETVLFLTPFATQDLGGTLVGLMGGVISALVLAYLIYGVGMRINLRTFFYYSSILLVFVAAGLAGYGTHELIEWGEEEGMSLGFIEEPAYNLGISEDSIFHHKGAIGSIFAVLFGYSVKMEWGRVIVQFGYLIVALYLVLRAYGKEPSLAPRNSRLKSTG; via the coding sequence ATGATAGGGCAGTTCCTAATCACATTTAGGGAGGTATTGGAGGCTGCGATAATTGTTGCTATTATAATTGCCTACCTTAAACGTACTGGTAGGGAAAAGCAGATCAAAGACGTATGGACAGGAGTTGGATTATCAGCACTTGCCAGTGTAGTTTTAGGAGCTGCAATCCTTGCACTCTATGGAGGCCTTGAGGAGAAGGAGCTCTTTGAAGGAGTTGCCTCTTACCTGGCTGTCATAGTGCTAACGAGCATGATTTACTGGATGGCCACCAAAGGAAGGAACATCAAAGCCGAAATAGAAAGCAAGGTAAGTAGGGCCATAAACCCCTTCGCTTTAATAGGATTCACCTTCATAGTGGTTTTCAGGGAGGGTCTTGAGACGGTGCTCTTCCTTACGCCTTTCGCCACCCAGGACTTGGGAGGAACTTTAGTAGGACTCATGGGTGGTGTTATCAGCGCTCTGGTTTTGGCATACCTAATCTATGGGGTGGGAATGAGAATAAACCTGAGGACGTTCTTCTATTACAGCTCAATATTGCTCGTGTTTGTTGCCGCTGGATTAGCCGGCTACGGAACCCACGAGCTTATTGAATGGGGAGAAGAGGAAGGGATGAGTTTAGGATTCATTGAAGAACCAGCTTACAATCTCGGCATATCAGAGGACAGTATATTCCACCACAAGGGAGCTATTGGTTCAATCTTTGCGGTGCTCTTCGGCTACTCAGTGAAGATGGAGTGGGGAAGAGTGATAGTCCAGTTCGGCTACCTTATAGTGGCTCTCTATCTTGTCTTAAGGGCATATGGCAAAGAACCTTCCTTAGCTCCAAGGAATTCCAGATTAAAAAGCACTGGATGA
- a CDS encoding peroxiredoxin produces MVRVGEVISDFEADAYFPEKDEIGKLKISDYRGKWVVLAFYPADFTFVCPTELEELAEYYEEFKKEGAEIISVSTDTAYVHKAWHDHSPAIKKVRYPMLADPAGKICRLFGTYIEDEGVSWRATFIIDPDGKVVSMDIHDNSIGRSAKEILRRLKASKYVREHPGEVCPASWEPGKETLKVSLELVGKI; encoded by the coding sequence ATGGTGAGGGTTGGAGAAGTGATTTCCGATTTTGAGGCCGATGCCTACTTCCCGGAGAAAGACGAAATAGGAAAGCTCAAGATTTCGGACTACAGAGGCAAATGGGTTGTTTTAGCCTTTTATCCAGCGGACTTTACATTTGTCTGCCCAACGGAGCTTGAAGAGCTCGCTGAGTATTACGAGGAGTTCAAGAAGGAAGGTGCTGAAATAATTAGCGTATCTACTGATACAGCTTACGTTCACAAAGCTTGGCACGATCATTCCCCTGCAATCAAAAAGGTGCGCTATCCAATGCTAGCTGATCCTGCGGGGAAGATATGCAGGCTTTTTGGGACTTACATAGAGGATGAGGGGGTCTCATGGAGGGCCACTTTCATAATAGATCCGGATGGAAAAGTTGTCAGCATGGACATTCACGACAACAGCATAGGGAGAAGTGCCAAGGAGATACTTAGAAGGCTCAAAGCTTCCAAATATGTAAGAGAACACCCAGGAGAAGTCTGTCCGGCGAGCTGGGAGCCAGGCAAGGAAACTTTAAAAGTTAGCCTTGAGCTAGTTGGAAAGATCTAA
- a CDS encoding NADPH-dependent FMN reductase: protein MKLKVILGTARKGRRSEKVARYLTRKAKELGWDAELIDVKDYFFCYTHRWNVTPEMERYRAKILEADALVIVAPEYNGSYPGELKILLDTIFDEYESLPVGIVTVSSVTGGVRLLQELRLAAVNYKMLPIGQVLFYNVDDLFEDDELKDKKYEERVDRLLKTLEKYAKALRPIREEVRKKLTRDETHL from the coding sequence ATGAAGCTCAAAGTTATTCTCGGAACGGCAAGGAAAGGAAGACGAAGCGAGAAAGTTGCCCGATATTTGACAAGAAAGGCCAAAGAACTTGGCTGGGATGCCGAGCTTATAGACGTGAAGGACTACTTCTTCTGTTATACCCACCGCTGGAATGTAACACCGGAAATGGAACGCTATAGGGCAAAAATCCTTGAGGCTGATGCTCTCGTGATAGTTGCTCCCGAATACAACGGGAGCTACCCAGGAGAGCTTAAGATACTCCTCGACACAATATTTGACGAGTACGAGAGCTTACCTGTTGGAATAGTCACCGTATCGTCAGTTACAGGTGGAGTAAGACTTCTCCAAGAGCTTAGATTAGCGGCAGTAAATTACAAAATGCTTCCCATCGGGCAAGTTCTGTTTTACAATGTCGATGACCTCTTTGAAGACGATGAGCTGAAGGACAAAAAATACGAAGAGAGAGTAGATAGACTCCTCAAGACGCTTGAGAAGTACGCGAAGGCTCTAAGACCAATAAGAGAGGAAGTTAGAAAGAAGCTGACGAGGGATGAAACTCACCTCTGA
- a CDS encoding class I SAM-dependent methyltransferase has product MHYLHDEFRKRIQPVEPLVELIRERIPKKGILVDFGAGTGYFTLPLAKLFREVYAVDINAERLEYLKERLEEEEITNVKLILGDRLPEVRADLILLSNVLHELPEPERFLREAAKRSDYVLLLDWKKIPTPRGPPLYERISEEEARKMMEEHFSVEAFSLYPYHYCLLGISQR; this is encoded by the coding sequence ATGCACTACCTCCATGACGAATTTAGGAAGAGAATCCAGCCGGTTGAACCTCTGGTGGAGCTTATAAGGGAGAGGATTCCCAAAAAAGGCATTCTCGTAGATTTTGGAGCCGGAACGGGGTACTTTACGCTTCCGCTGGCGAAGCTCTTTAGGGAGGTCTATGCTGTCGATATAAACGCGGAGAGGCTGGAGTACCTTAAGGAGAGGCTTGAGGAAGAGGAAATAACGAACGTAAAGCTAATCCTTGGAGATAGACTTCCCGAAGTCCGCGCCGACCTGATACTCCTATCCAACGTCCTCCACGAGCTTCCAGAGCCGGAGAGGTTCCTTAGGGAAGCGGCTAAAAGGTCTGACTACGTCCTCCTGCTCGACTGGAAGAAAATTCCCACTCCGCGCGGGCCGCCCTTGTATGAGAGAATAAGCGAGGAAGAGGCGAGGAAAATGATGGAAGAACACTTCAGCGTGGAGGCATTTAGCCTCTATCCCTACCACTACTGCCTGCTTGGAATTAGTCAGAGGTGA
- a CDS encoding Lrp/AsnC family transcriptional regulator, whose amino-acid sequence MDERDLKIYRILREDGRTKISTIARELGISHPSARERLERLERKGEIKVQALLNIRKRGFVSAVVNLRVRSMDEAERLADVFARCPRTVFVAATTGKYNLNLALVAENYSALEATIENTIRPLEEVREMDVSLGSSPAYPEFVDFKLDPVREVAPCGKVCKDCYLYGKKCHGCPATVYFKGFGGE is encoded by the coding sequence ATGGACGAGCGCGACCTAAAGATATACCGTATCCTCAGGGAGGACGGCAGGACGAAAATCTCAACCATAGCGAGGGAGCTCGGGATAAGCCACCCCTCCGCCAGGGAGAGGCTTGAGCGGCTTGAGAGAAAGGGGGAGATAAAGGTTCAGGCCCTCCTCAACATAAGGAAGAGGGGCTTCGTCTCCGCCGTGGTGAACCTCCGCGTGAGGAGCATGGACGAGGCAGAGAGGCTCGCCGATGTCTTCGCGAGGTGTCCCAGAACGGTCTTTGTGGCAGCAACCACCGGAAAGTACAACCTCAACCTGGCCCTTGTTGCCGAGAACTACTCCGCCCTTGAGGCCACTATAGAGAACACGATACGCCCTCTGGAAGAAGTGAGAGAGATGGACGTCTCCCTCGGCTCCTCTCCAGCCTATCCTGAGTTCGTGGACTTCAAGCTCGACCCCGTTAGAGAAGTGGCCCCATGCGGAAAGGTGTGTAAGGACTGCTACCTCTACGGCAAGAAGTGCCACGGCTGTCCCGCCACGGTCTACTTCAAGGGCTTTGGGGGTGAGTGA
- a CDS encoding YgaP family membrane protein → MERNEGKMDRLLRIVLGIVLIALWALRDFRYELVVLLIGLIALITGLTGFCAIYKLLGISTCKEC, encoded by the coding sequence ATGGAGAGGAACGAGGGCAAGATGGACAGGCTTTTGAGGATAGTGCTCGGAATAGTCCTGATAGCGCTCTGGGCTCTGAGGGACTTCAGGTACGAGCTCGTCGTGCTCCTTATCGGCCTGATAGCACTCATAACGGGCCTCACGGGATTCTGTGCAATTTATAAACTCCTCGGCATAAGTACCTGCAAAGAGTGCTGA
- a CDS encoding cytochrome b5 domain-containing protein translates to MKNTVKVLIASGELLILASLVMMATGLAMGNPSSNLGSLLDYSTARRVHALTAYLFIPLLYVHVTAGLAIALKRLEALKSEKTQKTVLGAWTAVVAVVLLLALVPGGSSSLSSSVSASNSTSVGLTLEEVAKHSTENDCWVVIGNDVYNVTSLIDTHSGGREEIIAYCGTNATEVFFSKHDQSAYEVLQSYYVGSIGNSSQGSFETGAKGDREKEEREDD, encoded by the coding sequence GTGAAAAACACCGTTAAAGTGCTCATAGCGTCAGGGGAACTGCTCATACTGGCCAGCCTCGTCATGATGGCAACTGGATTAGCCATGGGAAACCCATCTTCGAACCTGGGAAGCCTTTTGGACTACTCCACGGCAAGAAGGGTTCACGCGCTGACGGCGTACCTCTTCATACCCCTCCTCTACGTCCACGTGACAGCTGGATTAGCTATTGCGCTCAAAAGGCTTGAGGCATTGAAGAGCGAAAAAACTCAAAAGACCGTCTTAGGGGCGTGGACGGCCGTAGTTGCAGTGGTATTGCTCCTGGCGCTCGTTCCCGGAGGCTCTTCGTCACTTTCAAGCTCGGTTTCAGCATCTAACAGCACTTCCGTGGGGCTAACCCTCGAGGAGGTGGCAAAGCACAGCACGGAGAACGACTGCTGGGTCGTGATAGGAAACGACGTATACAACGTTACCTCGCTCATAGACACCCACAGCGGCGGCAGGGAGGAGATAATAGCCTATTGCGGGACCAATGCCACTGAAGTTTTCTTCTCCAAGCACGACCAGAGCGCCTACGAGGTTCTGCAGAGCTACTACGTTGGGAGCATTGGAAACTCATCGCAGGGTTCATTTGAGACAGGGGCTAAAGGAGACAGAGAAAAGGAAGAAAGAGAGGATGACTAA
- a CDS encoding SufD family Fe-S cluster assembly protein: MSLTITAEALEKLTYQKYGDSPTIRSYTKWKLFEENSPLKLPTEAKASEVPVSGHVVFSGSETSSDLPPGVELEEGTLGLSQPEESRILGFHFYALKKAYRLKITKNLLEPLVIVSHLSENAFISHHLSIEVENTNVPIIIYDLSEKGTKSFVVELRLKNAEAEILTVGNHKALSHYLLRATLGERSKVRAFTIVKGGKMSHHREDYSLEGVGSELILRGIPIGIGSAVDYLTNVLQYGEKSKSETRVNGYSYKNGWVVHRGVAKVFEKAKNSSSEVSSHVVIMDEGSLGVSVPMLEVDTGEIETASHSSSVAQFDEDALFYLRSRGLSREEALSLFVHGIGEALSDHLERLKAKARSNIMTLIEELL; this comes from the coding sequence ATGTCACTTACAATAACTGCAGAAGCGCTTGAAAAGCTCACCTATCAGAAGTACGGAGATAGCCCTACGATAAGGAGTTACACCAAATGGAAGCTGTTCGAGGAAAACTCTCCGCTAAAGCTCCCTACGGAAGCAAAAGCCAGCGAAGTGCCGGTTAGCGGACACGTTGTGTTTTCTGGAAGCGAGACAAGCTCTGATCTTCCCCCAGGAGTTGAGCTTGAGGAGGGAACCCTAGGTCTTTCTCAGCCAGAAGAGTCGAGAATTCTGGGCTTCCATTTTTATGCCCTTAAGAAAGCTTACCGGCTTAAGATAACCAAAAACTTGCTTGAACCGCTTGTAATAGTTTCCCACCTCTCTGAAAATGCTTTCATAAGCCATCACCTCAGTATTGAAGTAGAAAACACCAATGTGCCGATAATAATCTACGACCTCTCTGAAAAAGGAACAAAATCCTTTGTGGTTGAACTTAGGCTTAAAAATGCTGAAGCTGAGATCTTGACCGTTGGGAATCACAAAGCTTTGTCCCACTACCTTCTCAGAGCTACGCTTGGCGAGAGATCAAAGGTTAGAGCGTTCACTATAGTCAAGGGAGGAAAAATGAGCCACCACAGAGAAGACTACTCCCTTGAAGGAGTTGGAAGCGAACTCATCTTAAGGGGAATTCCCATAGGGATAGGCTCAGCCGTTGATTACCTAACTAATGTTCTTCAATATGGAGAGAAAAGTAAAAGTGAAACACGGGTAAACGGTTATTCCTACAAGAATGGATGGGTAGTGCACAGAGGTGTAGCAAAAGTTTTTGAAAAGGCTAAGAACTCTTCGAGTGAAGTCAGCTCCCACGTGGTCATCATGGATGAGGGATCATTAGGCGTTAGCGTGCCGATGCTTGAGGTGGACACCGGAGAGATAGAGACGGCGTCGCATTCGTCGAGCGTTGCCCAGTTTGATGAAGATGCCCTATTTTACCTACGCTCCCGTGGATTGAGCAGGGAAGAAGCCTTGAGCCTTTTTGTGCACGGCATTGGGGAGGCTTTAAGTGATCACCTAGAGAGGTTAAAGGCAAAGGCCAGAAGCAACATAATGACCCTCATTGAAGAGCTTTTGTGA